One window of Haloarcula salinisoli genomic DNA carries:
- a CDS encoding transcriptional regulator has translation MSYDTDHVRNAGRTPERITGIQAFTDLVDNAALAGLYTSIRNRETATGPELVDKAAVSKKTVYDYLHKLERAGLITEAGAENGAATYTAEDFEMTLTVRDVAVSITPALVEVLSRRDEYSVIDRILEEHGLLTFALAHDLVRAHNEGDITIRQIGDLTGLSSGMTYDLVDAIYAIRGFGEKPSSPETYTPDNVGSEQPDTDSTEE, from the coding sequence ATGTCATACGACACGGACCACGTCCGGAACGCCGGCCGAACCCCTGAACGTATCACAGGGATTCAGGCGTTCACGGACTTGGTGGATAACGCTGCTCTTGCTGGTCTCTATACGAGTATCCGAAACAGAGAGACCGCGACCGGCCCTGAACTCGTCGACAAGGCGGCTGTCTCGAAGAAGACGGTCTACGACTATCTCCACAAACTCGAGCGTGCGGGCCTCATCACCGAGGCCGGTGCGGAGAACGGTGCTGCCACGTATACCGCCGAGGACTTCGAAATGACCCTGACGGTACGGGACGTAGCCGTCTCCATCACACCGGCACTGGTCGAGGTACTGAGCCGGCGGGACGAGTATTCCGTTATCGACCGCATCCTCGAAGAGCATGGACTCCTGACGTTCGCTCTCGCACACGATCTCGTGAGGGCTCACAACGAGGGAGATATCACCATTCGACAGATCGGCGATCTCACGGGGCTCTCCTCCGGGATGACTTACGACCTTGTCGACGCAATCTATGCGATTCGAGGCTTCGGCGAGAAACCCTCTAGTCCGGAGACGTATACGCCAGACAACGTCGGCAGTGAGCAACCCGACACAGACTCAACTGAAGAATGA
- a CDS encoding nucleotidyltransferase family protein: MSFHNRSDALIELLDELSKEGLEYVLVGGYAVSAFNARFSTDLDIVVAPDSKSKFVEFLEQRDFEKTDSHAKEWFYDTEVIEYEKRLTPQQPIGFDLLVNGLGCRQTEAQWSFDYLYDHSQQQEVSGGTVTTTARVIDGAVLVAAKLHSGRETDLRDVLAVAEEIALDSVTAHLRRGDEDALREQLERGLEILGSEELKHGYRSDFGASAVSAETVSSLQEYLSSQVDQLS; this comes from the coding sequence ATGAGTTTTCACAACCGGAGTGATGCCCTCATCGAACTACTCGATGAACTCTCCAAAGAAGGCCTTGAATACGTCCTTGTCGGCGGCTACGCTGTGTCAGCGTTCAATGCGCGCTTCTCAACAGATCTCGATATCGTCGTTGCACCCGACTCCAAGTCGAAATTCGTCGAGTTCCTCGAACAGCGAGACTTCGAGAAAACGGACAGCCATGCAAAGGAATGGTTCTACGACACCGAGGTAATCGAGTACGAAAAACGGCTGACACCCCAGCAGCCAATTGGCTTTGATTTACTGGTAAATGGACTGGGCTGTCGCCAGACTGAGGCACAATGGTCGTTCGACTACCTGTACGACCATAGCCAACAACAGGAAGTTAGCGGCGGAACGGTAACAACGACGGCCAGAGTTATCGATGGGGCGGTTCTCGTGGCAGCAAAGCTCCACAGCGGTCGTGAAACAGATCTTCGGGATGTCTTGGCGGTCGCTGAAGAAATTGCACTCGATTCGGTGACAGCTCACCTCCGGCGAGGGGACGAAGATGCTCTACGGGAGCAATTGGAGCGTGGATTAGAGATTCTTGGGAGTGAAGAACTCAAACATGGTTATCGCAGTGACTTTGGGGCATCAGCTGTCTCAGCAGAGACGGTCAGTTCACTACAAGAGTATCTATCATCGCAAGTTGACCAACTGAGCTAA
- a CDS encoding helix-turn-helix domain-containing protein — protein MYETLDETAAQIILAIESGDSIRRVSQALHTPYETVRQAVNRLEDAGYVRYDAGLSVVDDRVRSAARELIAASASVSPPSIEEAYVIPQFSDWPFAFARIDAVYVWTQGGYQVGRNPDDYPLFIAVREQDVGAWESFFESFDLPTTFDRRPRDELTGPLQIVLDPQPSLEMDYVEGYPVIPRAETIKYMNENYTQFQSALAMLDRMYDDLDLGVTYRETERVQP, from the coding sequence ATGTACGAGACTCTCGACGAGACAGCGGCACAAATCATCCTCGCGATAGAGAGTGGTGACTCTATCCGACGGGTTTCGCAAGCCCTCCACACGCCATACGAGACGGTGAGACAGGCCGTCAACCGTCTCGAAGACGCAGGGTACGTCCGATATGACGCTGGTCTCTCTGTCGTTGACGACCGCGTGAGAAGCGCCGCACGGGAGCTCATTGCAGCCAGCGCGAGCGTCAGTCCCCCCTCTATCGAGGAGGCATACGTAATTCCACAGTTCAGCGACTGGCCATTCGCATTCGCTCGAATCGACGCCGTCTATGTTTGGACACAGGGGGGCTATCAAGTCGGTCGCAACCCCGACGACTATCCACTGTTCATCGCCGTTCGTGAGCAAGACGTCGGCGCCTGGGAGTCCTTCTTCGAGTCGTTCGACCTTCCTACCACATTCGACCGCAGGCCCCGAGACGAGCTCACAGGACCGCTCCAGATCGTCCTCGACCCACAACCGTCACTCGAAATGGACTACGTCGAAGGCTATCCGGTGATTCCGAGGGCAGAGACAATCAAATACATGAACGAGAACTATACCCAGTTCCAGTCGGCGCTCGCGATGCTCGACCGGATGTATGATGATCTTGACCTCGGTGTCACTTACCGGGAGACGGAGCGGGTGCAGCCATGA
- a CDS encoding ParA family protein, protein MLSYTVYSEAGGVGKTSLTANLAVAHARAGLKPLVVPLDPQDGDLSRLLGVDTNRADSSADNLVRHMVNSPRGPFEELIRTAEGVDIVPEHNMLSDLSDHLAREQSKAEDLGDAYNIYAQLQRVLREGDVGDHYDVLLCDPPATESDHLYNAIYATRNLVIPVEPSWKGQASVEGLADLATNFADQLNIDVGVLGAIPNGVKNTSDQREMLEDIEFPTPEIIGDRTSLMEGCWKQQCSAFRYVREHRSRRRDYEIETLAQLDRIARFLEAEVGLEAPNAPEPGALEEPA, encoded by the coding sequence ATGCTGAGTTATACCGTGTACTCGGAGGCCGGGGGTGTCGGGAAGACGTCGCTGACTGCAAATCTGGCCGTCGCCCACGCTCGTGCGGGGCTGAAGCCGCTCGTGGTCCCACTGGATCCACAAGATGGCGACCTCTCACGACTGCTAGGCGTCGATACGAACCGTGCCGACAGCAGCGCCGACAACCTCGTTCGACACATGGTCAACAGCCCACGAGGGCCGTTCGAGGAACTCATTCGAACCGCAGAGGGTGTCGATATCGTCCCGGAACACAACATGCTCTCGGACCTCTCCGACCATCTAGCACGCGAGCAGTCCAAGGCTGAAGACCTCGGTGATGCGTACAATATCTACGCACAACTCCAGCGGGTTCTTCGAGAAGGCGATGTCGGTGACCACTACGATGTCCTCCTCTGTGACCCACCGGCCACTGAATCGGATCACCTCTACAACGCTATTTACGCTACGCGGAATCTCGTTATCCCAGTGGAACCATCGTGGAAAGGGCAGGCCTCCGTTGAGGGGCTGGCAGACCTCGCCACCAACTTCGCTGACCAGCTGAACATCGACGTTGGGGTGCTCGGTGCCATCCCAAATGGCGTCAAGAACACATCTGACCAACGAGAGATGCTGGAGGACATCGAGTTCCCAACCCCAGAGATAATCGGTGATCGGACCTCGCTCATGGAGGGGTGCTGGAAACAGCAGTGTTCAGCGTTCAGGTACGTTCGAGAACATCGGAGTCGGCGGCGAGACTACGAGATCGAGACGCTGGCGCAACTTGATCGTATCGCTCGGTTCCTCGAGGCCGAGGTCGGTCTCGAAGCACCGAACGCGCCCGAACCAGGGGCACTGGAGGAGCCAGCATGA
- a CDS encoding heavy metal translocating P-type ATPase, translating into MNKQSITQYYRNHRKAIVTATSGLLYGGGWSLGYLTSFEMASAAILVLATVVGGYDIAKTAYHEVTNRTLGIKTLVTLAAIGAIVIGEYWEAAAVVFLFSLGSYLEGRTMRKTRTALQELLEMTPDTATVRRDGTLQEVSARDVEEGEVVVVKPGGKIPVDGTVVDGESAVNQAPVTGESAPVHKADSDEVYAGTVNQEGALEIRTTGAGSDTTLERIIRRVEEAQEAQSPTESLIDRFAKYYTPAVIALAIGAYAVTQNAILSLTLLVIGCPGALVIGPPVSIVSAIGNAARSGVLMKGGEHLERAGKIDLVAFDKTGTLTKGETTVSDIEGFGVAAADVLSLAATAEKKSEHHLADAIVDMARERQTAATDGGATVAQADDTDVGRRSVPDPDDFDVVAGKGVIAHADGQEVVVGNRALLDDRDVDVPDRVADYVREREGRGETVVHVVRDGDIIGAIAMRDELREAAPGVVAALQDAGIETVMLTGDNDRTAAAVAEEVGIDEYRAELLPEDKQSVIEGYQADGHVVAMVGDGINDAPSLATADVGIAMGAAGTDTAIETADMALMADDLERIPYAVKLSKATRWNVLENVGIAVLTVTVLLAGVLTSYVTLASGMLVHEASVLLVILNGMRLLRY; encoded by the coding sequence ATGAACAAACAATCGATCACGCAGTACTACCGGAACCACCGGAAGGCCATCGTCACGGCGACGAGCGGCCTGCTGTACGGCGGTGGCTGGAGTCTCGGCTACCTCACGAGTTTCGAGATGGCAAGCGCCGCCATCCTCGTCCTCGCGACGGTCGTGGGTGGCTACGACATCGCCAAGACCGCTTACCACGAGGTCACCAACCGGACGCTCGGCATCAAGACGCTGGTGACGCTGGCCGCCATCGGTGCTATCGTCATCGGGGAGTACTGGGAAGCCGCCGCCGTCGTCTTCCTGTTCAGCCTTGGCAGCTACCTCGAAGGCCGGACGATGCGGAAGACCCGGACGGCACTTCAGGAGCTACTGGAGATGACGCCCGACACGGCGACCGTCCGTCGCGACGGGACACTCCAAGAGGTCTCCGCCCGCGATGTCGAAGAGGGCGAAGTCGTCGTCGTAAAGCCGGGCGGGAAGATCCCGGTCGACGGAACCGTCGTCGACGGCGAGAGCGCAGTCAACCAGGCGCCGGTCACCGGCGAGAGCGCGCCCGTCCACAAGGCCGACAGCGACGAGGTGTACGCCGGGACGGTCAACCAGGAGGGCGCGCTAGAAATCCGGACGACGGGAGCGGGATCGGATACGACTCTCGAACGGATCATCCGTCGCGTCGAGGAGGCCCAGGAGGCTCAGTCGCCCACGGAGAGTCTCATCGACCGGTTCGCGAAGTACTACACGCCGGCCGTCATTGCCCTGGCTATCGGCGCGTACGCGGTCACGCAGAACGCGATCCTGTCGCTGACGCTGCTGGTCATCGGCTGTCCGGGCGCGCTGGTCATCGGGCCACCGGTCAGCATCGTCTCGGCCATCGGTAACGCCGCCCGGTCGGGCGTGCTGATGAAGGGCGGCGAACACCTCGAACGCGCCGGCAAGATCGATCTCGTCGCCTTCGACAAGACGGGGACGCTCACGAAGGGCGAGACCACCGTCTCCGACATCGAGGGGTTCGGCGTCGCCGCCGCCGACGTCCTCTCGCTCGCAGCGACCGCCGAGAAGAAGAGCGAACACCACCTCGCGGACGCCATCGTCGACATGGCCCGCGAACGCCAGACGGCTGCGACGGACGGTGGAGCGACGGTCGCCCAAGCGGACGATACGGACGTGGGGCGCAGGTCGGTCCCCGATCCCGACGACTTCGACGTGGTCGCCGGCAAGGGCGTCATCGCCCATGCCGATGGCCAGGAAGTCGTCGTCGGCAACCGCGCGCTGCTGGACGACCGCGACGTCGATGTCCCCGATCGGGTCGCCGACTACGTCCGCGAGCGTGAGGGGCGCGGCGAGACAGTCGTCCACGTCGTTCGGGACGGGGACATCATCGGCGCGATTGCGATGCGGGACGAGCTCCGGGAGGCCGCTCCTGGGGTCGTCGCGGCGCTCCAAGACGCTGGCATCGAGACGGTGATGCTCACCGGCGACAACGATCGGACGGCCGCTGCCGTTGCCGAGGAGGTCGGTATCGACGAGTACCGTGCCGAACTCCTCCCCGAGGACAAGCAGTCCGTCATCGAGGGCTACCAGGCCGACGGCCACGTCGTCGCGATGGTCGGCGACGGCATCAACGACGCGCCATCGCTGGCCACTGCCGATGTCGGCATCGCGATGGGTGCTGCGGGAACGGACACCGCTATCGAAACGGCTGACATGGCGTTGATGGCCGACGACCTCGAACGCATCCCGTACGCGGTCAAACTCAGCAAGGCGACGCGCTGGAACGTCCTCGAGAACGTCGGGATCGCGGTGCTGACCGTGACCGTCCTCCTCGCGGGCGTGCTCACCAGCTACGTCACCCTCGCGTCGGGAATGCTGGTCCACGAGGCCAGCGTCCTCCTCGTCATCCTCAACGGGATGCGACTGCTCCGCTACTGA
- a CDS encoding heavy-metal-associated domain-containing protein — protein MSDTTQFRVLDFDCPTCASTVERALSNVDGVQHVEVHYATGRVEIEYDDSVTDPDAFAETIENQGYTPQPA, from the coding sequence ATGAGCGACACAACCCAATTCCGCGTCCTCGACTTCGACTGCCCGACCTGCGCGAGTACCGTCGAACGCGCCCTGTCGAACGTCGACGGCGTCCAGCACGTCGAAGTCCACTACGCGACCGGCCGCGTCGAGATCGAGTACGACGACAGCGTCACTGACCCCGACGCCTTCGCAGAGACCATCGAAAACCAGGGGTACACTCCCCAGCCCGCCTAA
- a CDS encoding ArsR/SmtB family transcription factor, producing MSDSDTDHRLDDIAVRDTRISDAIDEPMRAMVLDILSEEALTATEVHERLDDRGIDRTENTVRHHINELRDAGLVDVVRFEEGRGGTTKYYHANTIVLSYSLPDSADAAVEEMIDAAQPQITDALTTLTDEYDDAIEEIVEDMQPCEHCQTQKYETYVLLTVLRRAFVRAHRNS from the coding sequence ATGAGTGATTCCGATACCGACCACCGTCTCGACGACATCGCGGTGCGAGACACTCGGATTTCGGACGCCATCGACGAGCCGATGCGGGCGATGGTCCTCGACATTCTGTCCGAGGAAGCCCTAACTGCGACCGAGGTCCACGAACGCCTCGACGATCGCGGCATCGACCGGACGGAGAACACGGTCCGCCATCACATCAACGAGCTCCGGGATGCGGGCCTCGTCGACGTCGTTCGCTTCGAGGAGGGGCGTGGTGGGACGACGAAGTACTACCACGCGAACACGATCGTCCTCTCGTACTCACTACCAGATTCGGCCGACGCCGCCGTCGAGGAGATGATCGACGCTGCCCAGCCCCAGATCACGGACGCGCTCACTACGCTCACCGACGAGTACGACGACGCTATTGAGGAGATCGTCGAGGATATGCAGCCCTGCGAGCACTGCCAGACCCAGAAGTACGAGACGTACGTTCTTCTGACCGTCCTGCGACGTGCGTTCGTTCGCGCCCACAGAAATTCCTGA
- a CDS encoding amidohydrolase family protein gives MAVDLAIHDALVLTADERNRLYERGTVCITDGCIEEVRPSRAGDGELEASTVIDGNGKLVMPGLVNAHTHLEMTPLIGAFSELELTEMLGSGTALFNRLGNGEFEYLVEAGVELAALNFLLGGVTTVNSMDARPAAGAEAFGEAGLRGFFGPAISDLFWDQPVDQQFSRAREFVETYHDTYEGRIRATICPHDDWSCTRQLWERTASLAAEYPDLLVHTHLLELEESNTMARANGGEDSVGLLDDVGLLDDRLVAAHFRLADEEDIQRTAEADAAVAHCPSVFCYWNPDGETQWTPVPELRAAGVDVGVGIDDHYWHDSYSMFGEARQARLAANLKRSAGQFDSMELIRMLTIEGARALGMGDEIGSIEAGKRADIILLDVDKPKFTPRTNIPAQVVNNAVPADVETVIVDGDVVLRNGVPETMDSDDVRQRVNQAVERFMDETGWELDIGGSEPPTSIETVRDLPKRGPARLLTRLAMQSARDRFSF, from the coding sequence ATGGCTGTCGATCTGGCAATCCATGATGCACTCGTTCTCACAGCCGACGAGCGGAACCGCCTGTACGAGCGCGGCACAGTATGCATCACCGATGGCTGTATCGAAGAAGTCCGACCATCACGTGCAGGAGACGGAGAATTAGAAGCGTCCACCGTTATCGACGGGAACGGGAAACTGGTGATGCCGGGGTTGGTGAACGCCCACACGCACTTGGAGATGACACCGCTCATCGGTGCGTTTAGCGAACTCGAGCTGACGGAGATGCTTGGGAGTGGGACGGCCTTGTTTAACAGATTAGGGAACGGCGAATTCGAGTACCTCGTCGAGGCAGGCGTCGAGCTCGCAGCGCTCAATTTCCTCTTGGGCGGTGTCACGACCGTGAACTCGATGGACGCACGGCCTGCCGCAGGTGCAGAGGCGTTCGGGGAAGCAGGGCTCCGCGGATTTTTCGGCCCGGCGATCTCGGACCTCTTCTGGGACCAACCAGTCGATCAGCAGTTCTCCCGTGCTCGCGAGTTCGTCGAAACGTACCACGACACGTACGAGGGCCGAATCAGGGCGACGATCTGCCCGCACGACGACTGGTCGTGTACCAGGCAGCTGTGGGAACGGACCGCGTCCCTCGCCGCAGAGTACCCGGACCTGCTCGTCCACACGCACTTGCTCGAACTCGAGGAGAGTAACACGATGGCACGAGCGAACGGTGGCGAGGACTCGGTGGGATTGCTCGACGACGTTGGACTCCTGGACGACCGACTGGTCGCTGCTCACTTCCGCCTCGCCGACGAAGAGGACATCCAGCGAACCGCCGAGGCGGACGCGGCTGTTGCGCACTGCCCGTCCGTCTTCTGTTACTGGAATCCGGACGGGGAGACGCAGTGGACGCCCGTTCCCGAGCTTCGAGCCGCCGGCGTCGACGTCGGAGTAGGGATTGACGACCACTACTGGCACGACTCGTACAGCATGTTCGGTGAAGCGCGGCAAGCTCGGCTGGCGGCAAATCTCAAGCGTTCAGCCGGGCAGTTCGACTCGATGGAACTGATACGAATGCTCACTATTGAAGGCGCACGCGCGCTGGGGATGGGCGACGAGATCGGCAGTATTGAAGCGGGAAAGCGCGCGGATATTATCCTCCTCGACGTCGACAAACCGAAGTTCACGCCACGGACCAATATTCCTGCACAGGTCGTGAACAACGCGGTGCCGGCCGACGTCGAGACAGTGATCGTTGACGGCGACGTCGTCCTCCGGAATGGTGTGCCCGAGACAATGGACTCGGACGACGTGCGACAGCGAGTAAATCAGGCTGTCGAACGCTTCATGGACGAGACAGGCTGGGAGTTAGACATTGGTGGTAGTGAACCGCCGACCAGCATCGAGACTGTACGGGACCTCCCAAAGCGTGGCCCTGCGCGACTCCTGACTCGCCTCGCGATGCAATCCGCGCGTGATCGGTTCTCCTTCTAA
- a CDS encoding permease — protein MQATIIDGVLESLRIGVGFLWTAAWAIIMGLTITSLVQVYVSKERMAQVLGEGDLTGLTKATVFGAASSGCSFGAVAIGKGLFKKGAHAVNFLAFMFASTNLIVELGLMILILLGWEFLVAELLGGLILIAVMAAIVHLTLPENLFNEVREKLNERDRQAGVTEDPTCGMEGKDEYTLTTDGGETLKFCSEGCMETYRQETSSSGGWRDELLSWGGWYKVGNQYRKEWSMIWKDIVAGFLISGFVIVFVPQWVWNTLFIQGDGLLVTAENAVMGVIIAVLSFVGSMGNVPFAVALWGGGVSFAGIIAFVYADLITVPVLNVYRKYYGWKIMLYILGVFFVTMAFTGFLMELLFDALGIVPDLAGGETATEQTYFELNYTFYLNIIAFALSGFLLYVYRRGIGAPGQYRDPVCGMRTDDEGPSASNDGMTYYFCSKKCKRTFEEEPTEFTNQSPQISSHDHDHDH, from the coding sequence ATGCAGGCGACGATAATCGACGGAGTTCTTGAATCCCTTCGTATCGGTGTCGGATTTCTCTGGACGGCGGCGTGGGCGATCATCATGGGCCTCACGATTACGAGTCTGGTCCAGGTCTACGTCTCGAAGGAGCGGATGGCACAGGTGCTGGGTGAGGGCGATCTAACTGGACTTACCAAGGCGACTGTGTTCGGAGCAGCAAGCAGTGGCTGTAGCTTCGGCGCCGTCGCCATCGGGAAGGGCCTGTTCAAGAAGGGGGCGCACGCGGTGAACTTCCTCGCGTTCATGTTCGCGTCGACGAACCTCATCGTCGAACTAGGGCTGATGATTCTCATCCTGCTTGGCTGGGAGTTCCTCGTCGCGGAACTGCTCGGCGGCCTGATTCTCATCGCCGTCATGGCCGCCATCGTCCACCTTACGCTTCCCGAAAACCTGTTTAACGAAGTCCGCGAGAAGCTCAACGAGCGCGACCGCCAGGCGGGCGTCACGGAAGATCCCACCTGCGGGATGGAGGGGAAAGACGAGTACACGCTCACGACCGACGGCGGTGAGACGCTCAAATTCTGCTCGGAGGGCTGTATGGAGACCTATCGCCAGGAGACGTCGAGTAGCGGCGGGTGGCGTGACGAGTTGCTGTCGTGGGGTGGCTGGTACAAGGTCGGGAATCAGTACCGCAAGGAGTGGTCGATGATCTGGAAAGACATCGTCGCCGGCTTCCTTATTTCTGGGTTCGTCATCGTCTTCGTCCCGCAGTGGGTGTGGAACACGCTGTTCATTCAGGGCGACGGCCTGCTCGTGACTGCCGAGAACGCCGTCATGGGCGTCATCATCGCCGTCCTCAGTTTCGTCGGCAGTATGGGCAACGTCCCGTTCGCCGTCGCGCTGTGGGGCGGTGGCGTCAGCTTCGCCGGGATCATCGCGTTCGTCTACGCCGACCTCATCACCGTGCCCGTGCTGAACGTCTACCGGAAGTACTACGGCTGGAAGATCATGCTGTACATCCTTGGCGTCTTCTTCGTGACGATGGCGTTCACTGGCTTCCTCATGGAGTTGCTGTTCGACGCCCTCGGCATCGTACCAGATCTGGCCGGTGGCGAGACGGCGACCGAACAGACGTACTTCGAGCTCAACTACACGTTCTACCTCAATATTATCGCCTTCGCGCTCTCCGGGTTCCTCCTGTATGTCTACCGACGTGGAATCGGCGCACCAGGTCAGTATCGTGATCCGGTGTGTGGCATGCGGACCGACGATGAGGGGCCGAGTGCGTCCAATGATGGGATGACGTACTATTTTTGCTCAAAGAAATGCAAGCGTACGTTCGAAGAAGAACCAACGGAATTTACTAATCAAAGCCCGCAAATATCGAGCCACGATCACGATCATGACCACTGA
- a CDS encoding SHOCT domain-containing protein encodes MTQLTTHIGRTARRLAILAVPLLVAATGPAVAHGSGSYGGGMMGGGWGLFGGAMGLWGFLWMGLLIAVPLYIVYALLNRGSGGNEEQSLSVLRERYARGELSDDEFDRRREQLERTG; translated from the coding sequence ATGACGCAACTCACCACTCACATCGGACGCACTGCTCGGCGACTCGCGATCCTCGCCGTCCCGCTGCTAGTTGCGGCGACTGGACCGGCTGTTGCCCACGGTAGTGGGAGCTACGGCGGCGGCATGATGGGGGGCGGCTGGGGCCTCTTCGGTGGAGCGATGGGGCTCTGGGGGTTCCTCTGGATGGGGCTCCTCATCGCCGTTCCGCTCTACATTGTCTATGCGCTCCTCAATCGAGGCTCCGGTGGGAACGAAGAGCAGTCGCTGTCGGTTCTCCGTGAGCGCTACGCCCGCGGAGAGCTCTCGGATGACGAATTCGATCGGCGGCGAGAACAGCTCGAACGCACCGGATGA
- a CDS encoding DUF302 domain-containing protein — protein MEYTIQTSVTGEFDDVVDTTIAALKDEGFGVLCDIDVQATLEEKLGEEFRQYCILGACNPGLAHEGLNEEIELGALLPCNVIVYETDGGEVMVSAVDPQQLVGIADNEALDSIANEVHDRFERVLASVADELESSTEI, from the coding sequence ATGGAATACACAATACAGACTTCAGTCACCGGTGAGTTCGACGACGTCGTCGACACGACGATTGCGGCGCTCAAAGACGAAGGATTCGGCGTCCTCTGTGACATCGACGTCCAAGCGACGCTCGAGGAGAAACTCGGCGAGGAGTTTCGACAGTACTGCATCCTCGGTGCGTGCAACCCGGGGCTGGCACACGAGGGCCTGAACGAAGAGATCGAACTCGGCGCACTCCTCCCGTGTAACGTCATTGTCTACGAAACCGACGGCGGCGAGGTCATGGTGAGTGCCGTCGACCCACAACAGCTCGTCGGCATCGCCGACAACGAGGCACTCGACTCGATCGCGAACGAGGTCCACGACCGGTTCGAACGCGTTCTCGCCAGCGTCGCGGACGAACTCGAATCATCGACCGAGATCTGA
- a CDS encoding SHOCT domain-containing protein yields MTSSNQLDTTTIVLLILGAIIVLPLLTMGMGFGGMMGYGGMMGGYGTTSGWWPLVGMLVQLVFLLLLLGGGYLVFRRVTASQSSRNPAMEELRMAYARGDLTEEEFEARRNKLERSE; encoded by the coding sequence ATGACATCATCAAACCAACTCGACACCACAACCATCGTCCTCCTCATCCTCGGGGCGATCATCGTCCTCCCCTTGCTCACGATGGGGATGGGATTCGGCGGGATGATGGGATACGGTGGAATGATGGGTGGATACGGGACGACCAGCGGCTGGTGGCCACTCGTCGGGATGCTCGTCCAGCTGGTCTTCCTCCTCCTCCTGCTCGGTGGCGGATATCTCGTCTTCCGTCGCGTGACGGCATCGCAGTCGTCGCGGAATCCCGCAATGGAGGAGCTGCGTATGGCATACGCCCGCGGAGATCTCACCGAGGAAGAGTTCGAGGCGCGTCGGAACAAGCTCGAACGCTCGGAGTGA
- a CDS encoding thioredoxin family protein encodes MTEVILFTQETCGACATQREKNEGIEDAYPDVEFREVDIQTDLETAEEYGVRKTPTTLVYANGEQTAEFIGIVDRDELEAAIESAGQQSPGLTNRLASIIRG; translated from the coding sequence ATGACGGAAGTTATCCTGTTCACACAGGAGACTTGTGGAGCGTGCGCAACGCAGCGAGAGAAAAACGAGGGTATCGAAGATGCGTATCCGGATGTCGAGTTCCGGGAGGTCGACATCCAGACCGATCTGGAGACGGCCGAGGAGTACGGTGTCCGAAAGACGCCAACGACGCTCGTGTATGCAAACGGGGAACAGACGGCCGAGTTCATCGGCATCGTCGACCGGGACGAATTGGAGGCTGCCATCGAGAGCGCCGGCCAGCAATCGCCCGGACTCACGAACCGGCTCGCCAGCATCATCCGTGGATAA